A single Lolium perenne isolate Kyuss_39 chromosome 6, Kyuss_2.0, whole genome shotgun sequence DNA region contains:
- the LOC127334537 gene encoding exosome complex component RRP45A isoform X3, translating to MMDQRWRPTVNEREFIEHALQSDLRIDGRRPFDFRKLKIAFGREDGSAEVELGETRVMGYVTAQLVQPYKDRPNEGTLAIFTEFSPMADPAFEPGRPGEAAIELGRVIDRGLRESRAVDMESLCVVAGKHVWSVRVDLHILDNGGNLIDAANIAALAALCTFRRPECTVGGDDGQQVTVHDPEVRDPLPLAIHHLPIAVTFAYFGDGNIMVLDPTYKEEAVMGGRMTATINSNGDVCSIQKAGGEGVTSSVIMQCLRIASVKAADITSKIKSNVDEYTTEKAVRKVKRTPVLVAKKNDVPDITMESNDGALESQTSKTPNDAQDTSKGDDDYRIKRISPLTGDRTVKPKQTSMFLGGPSN from the exons ATGATGGACCAGCGGTGGCGCCCGACTGTGAACGAGCGGGAGTTCATCGAGCACGCCCTCCAGTCGGACCTCCGCATCGATGGCCGCCGCCCCTTCGACTTCCGCAAGCTCAAGATCGCGTTCGGCAG GGAGGATGGCTCGGCGGAGGTGGAGCTCGGCGAAACGCGTGTGATGGGTTATGTTACTGCCCAATTGGTCCAGCCGTACAAGGACAGGCCTAACGAGGGGACGCTGGCCATATTCACGGAGTTCTCGCCCATGGCTGATCCTGCCTTTGAGCCTGGGCGACCTGGGGAAGCTGCGATTGAGCTGGGCCGTGTCATCGACCGTGGCCTAAG GGAGAGCCGAGCTGTGGATATGGAGTCCCTGTGTGTTGTTGCTGGGAAGCACGTCTGGTCGGTCCGTGTCGACCTTCACATTCTCGACAATGGGGG GAATCTAATTGATGCAGCTAACATTGCTGCACTGGCAGCTTTGTGTACATTCCGGAGGCCTGAATGCACAGTTGGTGGGGACGATGGTCAGCAAGTTACAGTACATGACCCTGAG GTCAGAGATCCTCTTCCgctagcaatccatcaccttccgatAGCTGTAACCTTTGCATATTTTGGTGATGGTAATATCATG GTTCTTGATCCAACATACAAGGAAGAAGCTGTTATGGGAGGAAGAATGACAGCCACAATTAACTCCAATGGTGATGTCTGTTCCATTCAGAAAGCTGGTGGAGAGGGTGTCACGTCAAGCGTCATCATGCAGTGTTTAAGGATTGCTTCGGTTAAAGCTGCTGATATAACAAGCAAAATAAAGAGCAAT GTTGACGAGTACACCACTGAGAAGGCAGTGCGGAAAGTAAAGCGTACTCCAGTCTTGGTGGCTAAGAAAAATGATGTTCCTGATATAACTATGGAGAGCAACGACGGTGCATTGGAAAGCCAAACCTCAAAGACACCCAATGATGCTCAGGACACAAGCAAAGGTGATGATGATTATCGTATAAAAAGGATTTCACCCTTGACTGGGGACCGAACTGTTAAACCCAAACAAACATCCATGTTCCTTGGTGGCCCATCAAATTG A
- the LOC127334537 gene encoding exosome complex component RRP45A isoform X1, protein MMDQRWRPTVNEREFIEHALQSDLRIDGRRPFDFRKLKIAFGREDGSAEVELGETRVMGYVTAQLVQPYKDRPNEGTLAIFTEFSPMADPAFEPGRPGEAAIELGRVIDRGLRESRAVDMESLCVVAGKHVWSVRVDLHILDNGGNLIDAANIAALAALCTFRRPECTVGGDDGQQVTVHDPEVRDPLPLAIHHLPIAVTFAYFGDGNIMVLDPTYKEEAVMGGRMTATINSNGDVCSIQKAGGEGVTSSVIMQCLRIASVKAADITSKIKSNVDEYTTEKAVRKVKRTPVLVAKKNDVPDITMESNDGALESQTSKTPNDAQDTSKGDDDYRIKRISPLTGDRTVKPKQTSMFLGGPSNWDPYSKGVSLSSLRISQLPDPPAKPNDKRHEDAKSRLSESNLDVESMPNSGIAGESDEAKESVSPKSLKDAVKPKHKRKKKQHGKS, encoded by the exons ATGATGGACCAGCGGTGGCGCCCGACTGTGAACGAGCGGGAGTTCATCGAGCACGCCCTCCAGTCGGACCTCCGCATCGATGGCCGCCGCCCCTTCGACTTCCGCAAGCTCAAGATCGCGTTCGGCAG GGAGGATGGCTCGGCGGAGGTGGAGCTCGGCGAAACGCGTGTGATGGGTTATGTTACTGCCCAATTGGTCCAGCCGTACAAGGACAGGCCTAACGAGGGGACGCTGGCCATATTCACGGAGTTCTCGCCCATGGCTGATCCTGCCTTTGAGCCTGGGCGACCTGGGGAAGCTGCGATTGAGCTGGGCCGTGTCATCGACCGTGGCCTAAG GGAGAGCCGAGCTGTGGATATGGAGTCCCTGTGTGTTGTTGCTGGGAAGCACGTCTGGTCGGTCCGTGTCGACCTTCACATTCTCGACAATGGGGG GAATCTAATTGATGCAGCTAACATTGCTGCACTGGCAGCTTTGTGTACATTCCGGAGGCCTGAATGCACAGTTGGTGGGGACGATGGTCAGCAAGTTACAGTACATGACCCTGAG GTCAGAGATCCTCTTCCgctagcaatccatcaccttccgatAGCTGTAACCTTTGCATATTTTGGTGATGGTAATATCATG GTTCTTGATCCAACATACAAGGAAGAAGCTGTTATGGGAGGAAGAATGACAGCCACAATTAACTCCAATGGTGATGTCTGTTCCATTCAGAAAGCTGGTGGAGAGGGTGTCACGTCAAGCGTCATCATGCAGTGTTTAAGGATTGCTTCGGTTAAAGCTGCTGATATAACAAGCAAAATAAAGAGCAAT GTTGACGAGTACACCACTGAGAAGGCAGTGCGGAAAGTAAAGCGTACTCCAGTCTTGGTGGCTAAGAAAAATGATGTTCCTGATATAACTATGGAGAGCAACGACGGTGCATTGGAAAGCCAAACCTCAAAGACACCCAATGATGCTCAGGACACAAGCAAAGGTGATGATGATTATCGTATAAAAAGGATTTCACCCTTGACTGGGGACCGAACTGTTAAACCCAAACAAACATCCATGTTCCTTGGTGGCCCATCAAATTG GGATCCATACTCCAAAGGAGTTTCCTTAAGCTCCCTCAGAATCTCTCAGTTGCcgg ATCCACCAGCTAAACCAAATGACAAGAGGCATGAGGATGCCAAATCAAGGTTAAGTGAATCTAATCTGGACGTGGAAAGCATGCCAAATTCTGGAATCGCTGGAGAGTCAGATGAGGCCAAGGAAAGTGTATCACCGAAGAGTCTAAAGGATGCTGTCAAACCAAAAcataaaaggaagaaaaaacaaCATGGAAAGAGTTAG
- the LOC127334537 gene encoding exosome complex component RRP45A isoform X4: MMDQRWRPTVNEREFIEHALQSDLRIDGRRPFDFRKLKIAFGREDGSAEVELGETRVMGYVTAQLVQPYKDRPNEGTLAIFTEFSPMADPAFEPGRPGEAAIELGRVIDRGLRESRAVDMESLCVVAGKHVWSVRVDLHILDNGGNLIDAANIAALAALCTFRRPECTVGGDDGQQVTVHDPEVRDPLPLAIHHLPIAVTFAYFGDGNIMVLDPTYKEEAVMGGRMTATINSNGDVCSIQKAGGEGVTSSVIMQCLRIASVKAADITSKIKSNVDEYTTEKAVRKVKRTPVLVAKKNDVPDITMESNDGALESQTSKTPNDAQDTSKGIHTPKEFP, encoded by the exons ATGATGGACCAGCGGTGGCGCCCGACTGTGAACGAGCGGGAGTTCATCGAGCACGCCCTCCAGTCGGACCTCCGCATCGATGGCCGCCGCCCCTTCGACTTCCGCAAGCTCAAGATCGCGTTCGGCAG GGAGGATGGCTCGGCGGAGGTGGAGCTCGGCGAAACGCGTGTGATGGGTTATGTTACTGCCCAATTGGTCCAGCCGTACAAGGACAGGCCTAACGAGGGGACGCTGGCCATATTCACGGAGTTCTCGCCCATGGCTGATCCTGCCTTTGAGCCTGGGCGACCTGGGGAAGCTGCGATTGAGCTGGGCCGTGTCATCGACCGTGGCCTAAG GGAGAGCCGAGCTGTGGATATGGAGTCCCTGTGTGTTGTTGCTGGGAAGCACGTCTGGTCGGTCCGTGTCGACCTTCACATTCTCGACAATGGGGG GAATCTAATTGATGCAGCTAACATTGCTGCACTGGCAGCTTTGTGTACATTCCGGAGGCCTGAATGCACAGTTGGTGGGGACGATGGTCAGCAAGTTACAGTACATGACCCTGAG GTCAGAGATCCTCTTCCgctagcaatccatcaccttccgatAGCTGTAACCTTTGCATATTTTGGTGATGGTAATATCATG GTTCTTGATCCAACATACAAGGAAGAAGCTGTTATGGGAGGAAGAATGACAGCCACAATTAACTCCAATGGTGATGTCTGTTCCATTCAGAAAGCTGGTGGAGAGGGTGTCACGTCAAGCGTCATCATGCAGTGTTTAAGGATTGCTTCGGTTAAAGCTGCTGATATAACAAGCAAAATAAAGAGCAAT GTTGACGAGTACACCACTGAGAAGGCAGTGCGGAAAGTAAAGCGTACTCCAGTCTTGGTGGCTAAGAAAAATGATGTTCCTGATATAACTATGGAGAGCAACGACGGTGCATTGGAAAGCCAAACCTCAAAGACACCCAATGATGCTCAGGACACAAGCAAAG GGATCCATACTCCAAAGGAGTTTCCTTAA
- the LOC127334537 gene encoding exosome complex component RRP45A isoform X2, which translates to MMDQRWRPTVNEREFIEHALQSDLRIDGRRPFDFRKLKIAFGREDGSAEVELGETRVMGYVTAQLVQPYKDRPNEGTLAIFTEFSPMADPAFEPGRPGEAAIELGRVIDRGLRESRAVDMESLCVVAGKHVWSVRVDLHILDNGGNLIDAANIAALAALCTFRRPECTVGGDDGQQVTVHDPEVRDPLPLAIHHLPIAVTFAYFGDGNIMVLDPTYKEEAVMGGRMTATINSNGDVCSIQKAGGEGVTSSVIMQCLRIASVKAADITSKIKSNVDEYTTEKAVRKVKRTPVLVAKKNDVPDITMESNDGALESQTSKTPNDAQDTSKDPPAKPNDKRHEDAKSRLSESNLDVESMPNSGIAGESDEAKESVSPKSLKDAVKPKHKRKKKQHGKS; encoded by the exons ATGATGGACCAGCGGTGGCGCCCGACTGTGAACGAGCGGGAGTTCATCGAGCACGCCCTCCAGTCGGACCTCCGCATCGATGGCCGCCGCCCCTTCGACTTCCGCAAGCTCAAGATCGCGTTCGGCAG GGAGGATGGCTCGGCGGAGGTGGAGCTCGGCGAAACGCGTGTGATGGGTTATGTTACTGCCCAATTGGTCCAGCCGTACAAGGACAGGCCTAACGAGGGGACGCTGGCCATATTCACGGAGTTCTCGCCCATGGCTGATCCTGCCTTTGAGCCTGGGCGACCTGGGGAAGCTGCGATTGAGCTGGGCCGTGTCATCGACCGTGGCCTAAG GGAGAGCCGAGCTGTGGATATGGAGTCCCTGTGTGTTGTTGCTGGGAAGCACGTCTGGTCGGTCCGTGTCGACCTTCACATTCTCGACAATGGGGG GAATCTAATTGATGCAGCTAACATTGCTGCACTGGCAGCTTTGTGTACATTCCGGAGGCCTGAATGCACAGTTGGTGGGGACGATGGTCAGCAAGTTACAGTACATGACCCTGAG GTCAGAGATCCTCTTCCgctagcaatccatcaccttccgatAGCTGTAACCTTTGCATATTTTGGTGATGGTAATATCATG GTTCTTGATCCAACATACAAGGAAGAAGCTGTTATGGGAGGAAGAATGACAGCCACAATTAACTCCAATGGTGATGTCTGTTCCATTCAGAAAGCTGGTGGAGAGGGTGTCACGTCAAGCGTCATCATGCAGTGTTTAAGGATTGCTTCGGTTAAAGCTGCTGATATAACAAGCAAAATAAAGAGCAAT GTTGACGAGTACACCACTGAGAAGGCAGTGCGGAAAGTAAAGCGTACTCCAGTCTTGGTGGCTAAGAAAAATGATGTTCCTGATATAACTATGGAGAGCAACGACGGTGCATTGGAAAGCCAAACCTCAAAGACACCCAATGATGCTCAGGACACAAGCAAAG ATCCACCAGCTAAACCAAATGACAAGAGGCATGAGGATGCCAAATCAAGGTTAAGTGAATCTAATCTGGACGTGGAAAGCATGCCAAATTCTGGAATCGCTGGAGAGTCAGATGAGGCCAAGGAAAGTGTATCACCGAAGAGTCTAAAGGATGCTGTCAAACCAAAAcataaaaggaagaaaaaacaaCATGGAAAGAGTTAG